Proteins encoded within one genomic window of Haladaptatus sp. QDMS2:
- a CDS encoding glycosyltransferase gives MKLSVVIPTLNDRERLARTLDSLSEHAPDAERIVVNGPSTDGTTGMIRERDDVTRLIELADRNLNVARNAGAVRADGDAIAFISSDRAIEAGWFEAVIAGLEDADAVTGPTHRELTTGLASEVLESRSIAGREVTYVNGSNAAFHRDVFEALDGFDEYLQTGGARDLSHRLASNDYQVGWAGKMCVHRGLEADGGRRERDWAWKYRALTYRLVKNYGIRPTVARRTLSHGGADALDTLRDVARGNATPSSWVGSGRDVLRGMARGTADGIFSRRKDKSGRRNPNGMSSRADRAVEVYTWR, from the coding sequence ATGAAGCTCTCGGTGGTCATTCCCACGCTCAACGACCGAGAGCGCCTCGCTCGCACGCTCGACTCGCTCAGCGAACACGCCCCCGACGCAGAGCGAATCGTCGTAAACGGCCCCTCGACGGACGGGACGACGGGCATGATACGCGAGCGAGACGACGTCACCAGACTCATCGAACTCGCCGACAGGAACCTGAACGTGGCCCGAAACGCCGGGGCGGTCCGTGCCGACGGCGACGCCATCGCCTTCATCTCTTCTGACCGGGCCATCGAAGCCGGTTGGTTCGAAGCCGTCATCGCCGGGCTCGAAGACGCGGATGCGGTCACGGGGCCGACCCACCGTGAACTCACGACGGGACTTGCCTCCGAAGTTCTCGAATCGCGGTCCATCGCCGGCCGTGAGGTTACCTACGTAAACGGCTCGAACGCGGCGTTTCACCGCGACGTGTTCGAGGCGCTCGACGGCTTCGACGAGTACCTCCAGACCGGGGGCGCACGCGACCTCTCCCACCGCCTCGCGTCGAACGACTATCAGGTGGGCTGGGCGGGCAAGATGTGCGTCCACCGCGGCCTCGAAGCCGACGGCGGCCGCCGCGAGCGCGACTGGGCGTGGAAGTATCGCGCGCTCACTTATCGCCTCGTGAAAAACTACGGCATTCGCCCGACCGTCGCCCGCCGGACGCTCAGCCACGGCGGCGCGGACGCACTGGACACGCTGCGCGACGTCGCCCGTGGCAACGCGACGCCCTCTAGTTGGGTCGGAAGCGGCCGCGACGTCCTCCGCGGCATGGCTCGTGGAACAGCAGACGGGATTTTCTCGCGGCGAAAGGACAAGAGTGGACGGCGCAACCCGAACGGGATGTCGTCGCGAGCAGACCGCGCCGTCGAAGTGTACACCTGGCGTTAG
- a CDS encoding class I SAM-dependent methyltransferase — protein MKGQEWYQADEVAEEYDTKRFSRGGRLIDRREKQALLDAVGDIEGKDVLEIACGTGRFTVMLAERGADIIGLDISKAMLQQGRHKAGAAGVADHIEFMRGDAARLPFPDDHFDIVFAMRFFHLADTPASFLSEMRRVSNDVVFFDTFNAPSARSVYNWLLPMGSRLYTEDEVSSLFHETDLTLKHVEHDFLLPYGFYRSIPNGIASTARRLDTSLGDTALGNLASVSYWKAHKN, from the coding sequence GTGAAAGGGCAGGAGTGGTACCAGGCGGACGAGGTGGCCGAAGAGTACGACACGAAACGATTCTCTCGGGGCGGCCGCCTCATCGACCGTCGGGAAAAACAGGCGTTGCTCGACGCAGTTGGCGACATCGAGGGCAAAGACGTCCTCGAAATCGCCTGCGGGACCGGTCGGTTCACCGTGATGCTCGCAGAACGTGGCGCGGACATCATCGGCCTCGACATCTCGAAGGCGATGCTCCAGCAGGGCCGCCACAAGGCGGGTGCCGCAGGCGTGGCAGACCACATCGAATTCATGCGCGGGGACGCCGCACGACTGCCGTTCCCCGACGACCACTTCGACATCGTGTTCGCGATGCGCTTTTTCCACCTCGCGGACACCCCTGCGTCGTTTCTCTCCGAGATGCGCCGCGTCTCGAACGACGTAGTCTTCTTCGACACCTTCAACGCGCCGAGTGCGCGCTCGGTCTACAATTGGCTCCTCCCGATGGGGTCACGTCTCTACACCGAAGACGAGGTGTCCTCGCTGTTCCACGAGACGGATCTGACGCTCAAGCACGTCGAACACGACTTCCTCCTGCCCTACGGCTTCTATCGCAGCATTCCGAACGGCATCGCCTCCACCGCCCGTCGCCTCGACACCTCACTCGGCGACACTGCCCTCGGCAATCTCGCCTCCGTCTCCTACTGGAAGGCTCACAAAAACTGA
- a CDS encoding helix-turn-helix domain-containing protein gives MSTTTKERTRTAEDSPLADPDFRERLRELPPSAKLVAKVLEGQAPLSQGQLADESLLPDRTVRYALNRLEEVDLVNSRYSFHDARKQVYTLKN, from the coding sequence ATGAGCACGACCACCAAGGAACGTACTCGCACGGCCGAAGACTCACCGTTGGCAGACCCCGACTTCCGCGAGCGGCTTCGTGAACTCCCACCGAGCGCGAAACTCGTCGCGAAAGTCCTCGAAGGACAGGCACCACTCTCGCAGGGACAACTCGCCGACGAATCACTGCTTCCGGACCGCACCGTCCGCTACGCGCTGAATCGACTCGAAGAGGTCGACCTCGTGAACTCGCGGTACTCCTTCCACGACGCGCGCAAGCAAGTCTACACGCTGAAGAACTG